The proteins below come from a single Iocasia fonsfrigidae genomic window:
- a CDS encoding response regulator transcription factor, with product MSKEKILIADDEEYIRKIIKKTLSRENMIIFEANCGKKVLNIMAQKPFDLIILDIMIGDIDGLDIIKKIRTDGIHIPIILITGKKIKDYDKILGLGIGADDYITKPFNPAVLCAHVKAHLRRNKNLNSLKQQRKEIIIEPFRLNLDTYKLYKNEKEISLSAKELMMIKFFMENPNQVFSKEQLYQNIWGDSFINDNSIMVYINHLRHKIETNPKKPKFIQTVWGIGYKFVGESL from the coding sequence ATGAGTAAAGAAAAAATACTAATTGCAGATGATGAAGAATACATTCGAAAAATTATTAAGAAAACTCTTAGTAGAGAAAATATGATTATTTTTGAAGCAAATTGTGGTAAGAAAGTTCTCAATATAATGGCTCAAAAACCATTTGATTTAATTATTTTGGATATAATGATTGGGGACATTGATGGATTAGATATTATCAAAAAAATTAGGACTGATGGCATTCATATTCCTATTATTCTTATAACAGGAAAAAAAATTAAAGACTATGATAAAATCCTGGGATTAGGAATAGGAGCAGATGACTATATTACCAAACCTTTTAATCCAGCTGTTCTCTGTGCTCATGTAAAAGCACATTTGCGCAGGAATAAAAATTTAAATTCCCTTAAACAACAAAGAAAAGAAATCATCATTGAACCATTTAGACTTAATTTAGACACTTATAAATTATATAAAAACGAAAAAGAAATCTCTCTTTCAGCCAAGGAATTAATGATGATAAAATTTTTTATGGAAAACCCCAATCAGGTATTCTCCAAAGAACAGCTGTATCAAAATATATGGGGTGATAGCTTTATTAATGATAATTCTATTATGGTATATATAAATCATTTACGACACAAAATAGAAACCAATCCCAAAAAACCTAAATTTATTCAAACGGTTTGGGGGATTGGCTATAAATTTGTTGGTGAATCCCTTTAG
- a CDS encoding sensor histidine kinase yields the protein MKFIKRINIFNTIESTKMMIFLIIFVFLVLIFLGRMIYVSYTYYRDTMVIQQEQHLLTIAKSTARNLELFVVGKADNLKIIAGNPKFQKRLNVFVKDGIAQPDISSIKAFYEVQKKEIQSVALYDDKGKLIYHCSGGASVKISEQLYNSVDSGNDDVNYVLKTQQSYIGSVYQGIRGDFVFNILQPVFYKERFIGILVATINLNTLYNHLVKPVKVGKKGYVMVKDKKGIILMHPVKEQIGTHVIIKRKEKYPGLNFTELKNLIKRQLTGKEGTAVYHSYWWPDSKLVMVKKLTGFAPAHIGDDFWIVAAPMSYEEIADPIKENLLSTLLIAGGFIIIFSSCIFLIIKIQKNKEALEIKTKYLKELNEKAEELRKSEAQLQHSQKIQTIGTLTGGIAHEFNNLLTPILGYAELMLKDLSQENYWYEDINEIYEAAKKSKELIKQILIFSHRDNNKHYKPVKINELIKETLKLMKSILPSNIDIIENFEDCGYILANPTQINQVIFNLCTNAYDAMKKQGGLLEISMHLIDKDDENILNNEDFSSKKYVKISVKDTGCGMKEKIMHQIFDPFFTTKAVGEGTGLGLSVVHGIVASHNGKIFVESKIGKGSVFNVYFPQMEGQYVDLQNNNNIVLKGDETILLIDDDPSIVNMMKKRLEKLGYKIIAQTNSLKALKIFKKNPPRFQLIITDQTMHHLNGIGVAEKAKAIYPEIKVILMTGFVNEPVKDYINSPLIDDYIIKPVLLNELSQKIRRVLMVNQQND from the coding sequence ATGAAATTTATAAAAAGAATTAATATTTTTAATACCATTGAGAGTACTAAAATGATGATTTTCTTAATTATTTTTGTTTTTTTGGTCTTAATTTTTTTAGGGAGGATGATTTATGTAAGTTATACTTACTATCGGGATACTATGGTAATACAGCAAGAACAGCACTTATTAACAATTGCTAAATCTACTGCCAGGAATTTGGAGTTGTTTGTTGTTGGAAAAGCAGATAATCTAAAAATTATTGCTGGCAACCCCAAATTTCAAAAAAGACTAAATGTTTTTGTGAAAGATGGTATTGCACAGCCAGATATTTCTTCTATAAAAGCATTTTATGAGGTTCAAAAAAAAGAGATTCAGTCAGTTGCTTTATATGATGATAAAGGTAAACTTATCTATCATTGCTCAGGTGGGGCAAGTGTTAAAATTTCTGAACAGCTTTACAATTCTGTTGATTCTGGCAATGACGATGTAAATTATGTTTTGAAAACACAGCAGTCTTATATTGGTAGTGTTTATCAGGGAATAAGGGGAGATTTTGTTTTTAATATTTTACAGCCTGTCTTTTATAAGGAACGATTTATAGGAATCTTAGTTGCTACAATAAATTTAAATACCCTTTATAATCATCTAGTTAAACCAGTAAAGGTGGGGAAAAAGGGTTATGTAATGGTAAAAGATAAAAAAGGAATTATCTTAATGCATCCGGTTAAAGAACAGATTGGGACACATGTCATTATAAAGAGGAAAGAGAAATACCCTGGCTTAAATTTTACTGAATTAAAGAATTTGATAAAAAGGCAGTTAACAGGAAAAGAAGGGACGGCAGTCTATCATTCATACTGGTGGCCTGACAGTAAATTAGTTATGGTTAAGAAATTGACTGGCTTTGCTCCAGCTCATATTGGTGATGATTTTTGGATAGTAGCAGCTCCCATGTCTTATGAGGAAATTGCAGACCCGATAAAGGAGAATTTACTTAGTACTTTGCTGATAGCTGGAGGATTTATAATTATATTTTCAAGTTGTATTTTTCTTATTATAAAAATACAAAAAAATAAAGAAGCACTGGAAATAAAAACAAAATATTTAAAGGAATTAAATGAAAAAGCTGAAGAATTGAGGAAAAGTGAGGCACAGTTGCAACATTCCCAGAAGATACAGACAATAGGTACTCTAACAGGCGGTATTGCTCATGAATTCAATAATCTACTGACCCCTATTCTTGGTTACGCAGAACTGATGTTAAAAGATTTATCCCAGGAGAACTACTGGTATGAAGATATCAATGAAATCTATGAAGCAGCAAAAAAATCCAAAGAATTAATAAAACAGATTTTGATCTTTAGCCATAGAGATAATAATAAACACTATAAGCCTGTAAAAATAAATGAATTGATAAAAGAAACACTGAAATTAATGAAATCTATTTTACCTTCTAACATAGATATAATTGAAAACTTTGAAGATTGCGGATACATTCTGGCTAATCCTACTCAAATAAATCAAGTTATTTTTAATCTCTGTACTAATGCCTATGATGCTATGAAGAAACAGGGTGGTTTATTAGAAATAAGCATGCATTTAATTGATAAGGATGACGAGAATATATTGAATAATGAAGATTTTTCAAGCAAGAAATACGTAAAAATTTCTGTAAAAGATACTGGTTGTGGTATGAAAGAAAAAATAATGCATCAAATCTTTGATCCGTTTTTTACTACAAAAGCTGTGGGTGAAGGGACGGGTCTGGGTTTATCTGTTGTCCATGGTATTGTAGCCAGTCATAATGGTAAAATTTTTGTCGAAAGTAAAATAGGAAAAGGAAGTGTCTTTAATGTCTATTTTCCACAAATGGAAGGGCAATATGTAGATTTACAAAACAATAATAATATTGTTTTAAAAGGTGATGAAACTATTTTGTTGATTGATGATGACCCTAGTATAGTAAATATGATGAAAAAGAGATTGGAAAAATTAGGTTATAAAATAATTGCCCAGACAAATAGCTTAAAGGCTTTAAAAATTTTCAAGAAAAACCCTCCTAGATTTCAATTAATTATTACAGACCAGACCATGCATCATTTAAATGGGATTGGAGTAGCTGAAAAGGCTAAGGCTATATACCCTGAGATCAAGGTTATCCTTATGACCGGGTTTGTTAATGAGCCAGTGAAAGATTATATTAATAGTCCACTTATTGATGATTATATAATCAAACCGGTCTTACTTAATGAACTTAGTCAAAAAATAAGAAGGGTCTTAATGGTAAACCAGCAAAACGATTAG
- the citC gene encoding [citrate (pro-3S)-lyase] ligase, producing MDTEQIREKIVHLNSKAEKNQVIKFLKQQNLKFDKDIEYTVALFDPQKMIGTGSFSGKILKCIAIAPEYKSLGLANKIITLLLQEEFRRGNIHLFLYTKPENKRLFSELGFYKISELNSRIVLMENKAAGIKDYLTEIVQYKRDTGIVSTIVMNCNPFTLGHQYLVEYAASRSDQLHIFIVWEDKSIFPPELRYQLVKEGVKHLSNVIVHKGRDYIISAATFPSYFIKTYQEVVETQAALDLKIFSDHIIPALGISKRFVGEEPFCPVTRTYNKIMKKILPEKGVEVVEVSRLSIGRDIVSASKVREYIGQGEFLKVKKLVPETTYNFLISENAKDIIQQLQSGY from the coding sequence ATGGATACAGAGCAGATAAGAGAAAAAATTGTTCACTTGAATTCTAAGGCGGAAAAAAATCAGGTAATAAAATTCTTAAAGCAACAAAATTTAAAGTTTGATAAAGATATAGAATATACAGTCGCTTTATTTGACCCCCAAAAAATGATTGGAACAGGTTCCTTTAGTGGCAAAATTTTGAAATGTATTGCCATAGCCCCAGAATACAAGAGCTTGGGGTTGGCTAATAAAATTATAACACTTTTACTCCAAGAAGAGTTTCGGCGGGGAAATATTCATTTATTTCTTTATACCAAGCCAGAGAATAAAAGGCTGTTTTCTGAATTAGGATTTTACAAAATTTCAGAGCTAAATTCCAGGATAGTACTGATGGAAAATAAAGCTGCTGGAATAAAAGATTACCTGACAGAAATTGTTCAGTATAAAAGGGATACTGGAATTGTTTCCACTATTGTAATGAACTGCAACCCGTTTACCCTGGGACATCAATATTTAGTTGAATATGCTGCTTCAAGGAGTGATCAGCTACATATTTTTATTGTCTGGGAGGACAAATCTATTTTCCCTCCTGAATTGAGATATCAATTAGTGAAAGAGGGTGTTAAACATTTAAGCAATGTAATTGTACATAAAGGAAGGGATTATATTATTTCTGCAGCGACTTTCCCCTCATATTTTATAAAAACATACCAGGAAGTAGTTGAGACACAGGCGGCTCTGGATTTGAAAATATTTAGTGACCATATTATACCAGCCTTAGGGATAAGTAAACGTTTTGTTGGTGAAGAGCCTTTCTGTCCAGTAACAAGGACTTATAATAAAATAATGAAAAAAATATTACCTGAAAAAGGTGTTGAAGTTGTAGAAGTTTCTAGATTGTCTATTGGAAGAGATATTGTTAGTGCCTCAAAAGTGAGGGAATATATTGGACAGGGGGAATTTTTAAAAGTAAAAAAATTAGTTCCGGAAACTACCTATAATTTTTTGATTTCAGAGAATGCAAAAGATATTATTCAGCAGCTGCAATCAGGCTATTAA
- the citD gene encoding citrate lyase acyl carrier protein, with the protein MKIKNAGMAGTLESSDINILIENNDQKGIEIDLKSIVQNQFGTQIKKVIQETLENLGITDAIVHANDKGALDCTIKARVLTAVYRAANKTDYKWEEF; encoded by the coding sequence ATGAAAATTAAGAATGCAGGGATGGCTGGAACACTGGAGTCAAGTGATATTAATATTTTAATAGAGAATAATGATCAAAAGGGTATTGAGATTGATTTAAAGAGCATAGTCCAAAATCAATTTGGAACACAAATAAAAAAGGTGATTCAGGAAACCCTTGAAAACTTGGGAATTACTGATGCTATTGTTCATGCAAATGATAAAGGTGCATTGGATTGTACAATAAAGGCAAGGGTTTTAACAGCAGTTTATCGAGCTGCTAATAAAACAGATTATAAATGGGAGGAATTTTAA
- the citE gene encoding citrate (pro-3S)-lyase subunit beta has translation MHSLRRTMLYVPGNNPGMILNVHIYGADSIMFDLEDSVSLNEKDSARFLVYNALKTFDYRNTETVVRVNGLNTPFGKEDLEAIVRAKPDIIRLPKTEKAEDVQEVDYLVTEIENKIGLESGSIKLMAAIESALGVINASQIATASARLLGIALGAEDFVTDLKTTRSMDGIELLTARSQILFAARAAGINALDTVFSDVNDEEGLINEVKLIKQLGFDGKSIINPRQIEPVHKIFTPTTEEIEKATRVLGAIKEAEEKGSGVISLDGKMVDKPIVDRARRTIDLANAARVYI, from the coding sequence ATGCATTCTTTAAGAAGAACTATGCTGTATGTTCCGGGGAATAATCCAGGAATGATACTCAATGTTCATATCTATGGAGCTGATTCGATTATGTTTGACTTGGAAGATTCTGTTTCATTGAATGAGAAAGATTCCGCTAGATTTTTGGTCTATAATGCTTTAAAAACCTTTGATTATAGAAATACTGAAACGGTCGTTCGTGTAAATGGTTTAAACACTCCTTTTGGAAAAGAGGATCTTGAGGCTATTGTCCGGGCTAAACCGGATATAATCCGTCTCCCCAAAACGGAAAAAGCAGAAGATGTACAGGAGGTGGATTACTTAGTAACTGAAATTGAAAATAAAATTGGTTTGGAGTCTGGAAGTATAAAATTAATGGCGGCAATTGAGAGTGCTCTTGGGGTAATTAATGCTAGCCAGATTGCTACTGCTAGTGCGAGATTGCTTGGGATTGCTCTTGGTGCTGAAGACTTTGTAACTGATTTAAAAACTACTCGTTCAATGGATGGGATTGAACTGCTTACTGCTAGAAGTCAGATTTTATTTGCTGCCCGGGCAGCAGGAATCAATGCTTTGGATACGGTTTTTTCCGATGTTAATGATGAAGAAGGTTTAATAAATGAAGTTAAATTAATTAAACAATTGGGTTTTGATGGCAAATCAATAATTAACCCGCGGCAGATTGAACCAGTTCATAAAATATTCACACCAACAACAGAAGAGATAGAAAAAGCGACCAGGGTTTTAGGGGCAATTAAAGAGGCGGAAGAAAAAGGTTCAGGGGTTATCAGTTTAGATGGAAAAATGGTTGATAAACCAATTGTAGACAGGGCTCGACGAACAATAGACTTGGCTAATGCTGCCAGGGTATATATCTAG
- the citF gene encoding citrate lyase subunit alpha, producing MINKVNREIPQEIEGLEKLLPFRGFKGQIKDIQRLKERQVSENRKKFLPSIEKAILETGLKDGMTISFHHHFRNGDYIINMVMEVIAKLGIKDIVLASSSLTKIHSSLIEHIKNGVIRRIETSGLRGELAVAISEGLMDIPVCLRSHGGRARAISTDELHIDVAFLGVPSCDAYGNANGYSRENSAASACGSLGYAKIDAQYADQVVLITDNIVGYPNVPFAIPQSQVNYIIKVDSIGDPKGIMSGATRFTKNPKDLLIAKHAADVIEASGYFEEGFSLQTGSGGASLATTRFLKEKMIKKGIKASFALGGITGQIVNLHEEGLIKKLLDVQSFDLKAVESLKNNRFHYQIDASYYANPDKEGSAVNQLDIVVLSALEIDKDFNVNVMTGSDGVLRGAIGGHCDTAAGASVAIVVAPLMRGRMPTILDRVNTIVTPGNTVDILVTDQGIAVNPLRKDLLANLSSAKIPIYSIEELQEKAERLVGKPEPIRVKDKIVGVVTYRDGSVIDVVRQIDRERQF from the coding sequence ATGATTAATAAAGTAAATAGAGAGATTCCTCAAGAAATAGAAGGCTTGGAAAAATTATTGCCTTTTCGAGGTTTTAAGGGTCAGATAAAAGATATACAACGATTGAAAGAACGGCAGGTTTCGGAAAACAGGAAGAAGTTTTTACCTAGTATTGAAAAAGCTATCCTGGAAACAGGGCTTAAAGATGGAATGACTATTTCTTTTCACCATCATTTTAGAAATGGAGATTACATTATCAATATGGTAATGGAGGTTATTGCCAAATTAGGGATTAAGGATATTGTTTTGGCTTCAAGTTCCTTGACAAAGATACATTCCTCTCTGATTGAACATATAAAAAATGGAGTTATTAGGCGAATTGAGACCAGTGGTTTAAGGGGTGAACTAGCAGTTGCAATATCAGAGGGTTTAATGGACATACCGGTATGCTTACGTTCTCATGGGGGAAGGGCCCGGGCAATTTCTACTGATGAATTACATATTGATGTAGCATTTTTGGGTGTTCCTTCTTGTGATGCATATGGCAATGCTAATGGTTATTCTAGAGAAAATTCTGCTGCCTCAGCCTGTGGGTCATTAGGGTATGCCAAAATAGATGCTCAGTATGCAGATCAGGTTGTTTTGATTACTGATAATATTGTCGGATATCCTAATGTGCCATTTGCTATCCCTCAGTCACAGGTAAATTATATTATCAAAGTTGATTCTATTGGGGATCCTAAAGGAATTATGTCTGGGGCAACACGTTTTACTAAAAACCCTAAAGATTTATTGATTGCTAAACATGCTGCTGATGTGATTGAAGCATCTGGTTATTTTGAAGAGGGATTTTCTCTACAGACTGGTTCCGGTGGTGCGTCTCTGGCGACAACCAGATTTTTAAAAGAAAAAATGATAAAAAAGGGCATTAAAGCCAGTTTTGCTTTAGGAGGAATTACCGGTCAAATTGTTAATTTACATGAAGAAGGGCTTATAAAAAAGTTACTTGATGTTCAGAGTTTTGATCTTAAGGCAGTAGAATCACTTAAAAATAATCGTTTTCATTACCAGATTGATGCTTCCTATTATGCCAATCCTGATAAAGAGGGGAGTGCAGTAAATCAATTAGATATTGTTGTTCTCAGTGCTTTAGAGATAGATAAAGATTTTAATGTTAATGTAATGACAGGTTCAGATGGAGTGCTCAGGGGAGCTATCGGGGGCCATTGTGATACAGCAGCTGGAGCCTCTGTTGCTATTGTTGTAGCCCCGCTGATGAGAGGCCGGATGCCTACTATTTTGGATAGGGTGAATACTATTGTTACTCCTGGAAATACGGTGGATATTCTGGTAACAGACCAGGGGATTGCAGTTAATCCTTTAAGAAAGGATCTCTTAGCTAATCTTAGTTCAGCTAAAATACCTATTTATAGTATTGAAGAATTACAGGAAAAAGCTGAACGTTTAGTTGGTAAACCTGAACCGATCAGGGTAAAAGACAAAATTGTAGGTGTTGTAACTTATCGAGATGGTTCAGTTATTGATGTTGTCCGTCAAATTGATAGGGAGCGACAATTTTAA
- the citX gene encoding citrate lyase holo-[acyl-carrier protein] synthase: MNMIREISLQELLRARELRAARQKELINKYQACLISFMVNTPGKFKLTVLSKKIHDEGSKVLRETFEKEYIFPIYQEVHKKATGIESFILVNMDEIKLKKILVEIEDNHLLGRLFDFDVINKEYQNISRQTIKKRGRRCLLCKDQAAVCVRSQKHSYEELLEKINTISKEYFNMMSG; this comes from the coding sequence ATGAATATGATAAGAGAAATTAGTTTGCAGGAACTACTTCGTGCACGGGAGCTAAGGGCAGCTAGGCAAAAAGAGTTGATTAATAAATATCAGGCCTGCCTGATATCGTTTATGGTTAATACGCCAGGGAAATTCAAATTAACTGTTTTAAGCAAGAAAATTCATGATGAAGGAAGTAAGGTTTTAAGGGAAACTTTTGAGAAAGAATATATTTTTCCTATCTATCAGGAAGTTCATAAAAAAGCAACAGGAATAGAGAGTTTCATTCTTGTAAATATGGATGAAATAAAATTGAAAAAAATTCTTGTAGAAATAGAAGATAATCATCTCCTTGGCCGGCTGTTTGATTTTGATGTAATCAATAAAGAGTATCAGAATATTAGCAGGCAAACAATCAAAAAAAGGGGTAGAAGATGTTTGTTATGCAAAGATCAGGCAGCAGTTTGTGTTCGCAGTCAGAAACATTCATATGAGGAACTGCTGGAAAAAATTAATACAATAAGTAAAGAATATTTCAATATGATGAGTGGATGA
- a CDS encoding Bug family tripartite tricarboxylate transporter substrate binding protein, producing MKTKKSIILGLFLLLTLTLIFSGLSLAKEYPRGTMEFIAPAGAGGGWDLTIRTVGKVLKDSKLVTVPMPITNRPGGGGGVNLAYLNGSKGSDRIISVYSPPLILINLNGSTNYSYRDTTPLARLITDYGVFVVAKNSKYNTIKEVMDALKKDPKSVKIGGTSSVGSMDHIQFLLIAKAAGVKNLKDIDYISFQGGSGPAQLLGGHIDLLSTGLGDVKALLDSGNLRALAQTGSKRVGKGVFATIPTVKEQGIEATFENWRGLFGAPGMPEYAQKYWRETIAKMVKTPEWQEACVRNNWTQSYADADEFKAFLDKVNQEYKSILKEIGMLKQ from the coding sequence ATGAAAACAAAAAAAAGCATAATATTGGGTTTGTTTTTATTACTAACTTTAACGTTAATTTTTTCCGGGTTAAGTTTAGCCAAGGAATATCCACGAGGGACAATGGAGTTTATTGCTCCTGCTGGGGCAGGTGGAGGTTGGGATTTGACGATTCGTACAGTAGGAAAAGTATTGAAGGATTCTAAATTAGTGACTGTTCCAATGCCTATTACTAATAGACCAGGTGGTGGTGGTGGGGTAAACTTAGCATATTTAAATGGTAGTAAGGGAAGTGACAGGATCATTTCAGTTTATTCCCCACCATTGATTTTGATTAATCTTAATGGTTCTACAAATTATAGTTACCGGGATACTACACCGCTGGCCCGCTTGATTACAGATTATGGTGTTTTTGTTGTAGCTAAGAATTCTAAATATAATACTATCAAGGAAGTAATGGATGCCCTAAAAAAAGACCCTAAGAGTGTAAAAATTGGTGGAACCTCTTCTGTTGGAAGTATGGATCATATTCAATTTTTATTGATAGCTAAAGCAGCAGGGGTAAAAAACTTAAAGGATATAGATTATATAAGTTTTCAGGGTGGTTCGGGCCCGGCCCAGCTCTTAGGTGGACATATTGATTTACTGTCGACAGGCTTAGGTGATGTAAAAGCCTTACTGGATAGTGGAAATTTAAGGGCACTTGCTCAAACTGGCAGTAAACGTGTAGGGAAAGGTGTTTTTGCTACGATTCCCACTGTTAAAGAACAAGGCATTGAGGCGACATTTGAGAACTGGCGGGGTTTATTCGGAGCTCCTGGAATGCCTGAATATGCTCAAAAATACTGGCGCGAAACGATAGCCAAGATGGTGAAAACACCAGAATGGCAAGAAGCATGTGTGAGAAATAATTGGACTCAGTCCTATGCAGATGCTGATGAATTTAAAGCCTTTTTAGATAAAGTCAATCAGGAGTATAAAAGTATTTTAAAAGAAATAGGAATGTTAAAGCAATAA
- a CDS encoding tripartite tricarboxylate transporter TctB family protein yields the protein MNIRVISGLLAIIIGCIYSILAYNLPRATVGNPIAPILFPLGLGVTMLIFGIILFIKESKKERGLAEEKRKNQRKVILSSGKLVIITCLSSIIYALLFERIGYVLSTLLFMGLILFAINGKENWKINVLVAVCFSVGIYFIFLKLLGIPLPSLPVFDI from the coding sequence ATGAATATAAGGGTAATATCCGGTCTTTTGGCAATAATTATCGGCTGTATATATAGTATTTTAGCTTACAATTTACCTAGGGCAACAGTTGGTAATCCAATAGCTCCTATATTATTTCCATTAGGCCTGGGAGTAACAATGCTTATTTTCGGCATTATTTTGTTTATAAAAGAGAGTAAAAAAGAAAGGGGATTAGCTGAAGAAAAAAGGAAGAATCAAAGAAAAGTCATATTAAGTTCTGGAAAATTAGTCATTATAACCTGTTTATCCAGTATTATCTATGCTTTATTATTTGAAAGAATTGGTTATGTTTTATCTACTCTTTTATTTATGGGTTTGATTTTATTTGCAATAAATGGAAAGGAAAATTGGAAAATAAATGTCCTGGTAGCGGTATGTTTTAGTGTTGGAATATACTTTATTTTCTTAAAATTATTGGGGATTCCACTACCTTCCTTACCAGTTTTTGATATTTAA
- a CDS encoding tripartite tricarboxylate transporter permease — protein sequence MDVILNNLIVGFQTALTPGHLFWITIGGILGTIIGMLPGLGPATGVAVLLPMTFSMGPVTSLITMCGIYYGAMFGGSRSSILINTPGDGAALAATFDGYPMSQQGRAEAALAMSAIASFIGGIIATVFMTLVANPVANFALRFGPAEYFLLMVTALSATASMSKKNLVRGFISMILGLMISTVGLDSQSGINRFTFGVLELQTGIDFLVVIIAIYALGEVFKCFKEIHEGKKKAQTKFGKIWITKEDWKKSWLPILRSTPLGFFVGALPGAGGTMASLMAYNNEKQLAKNPDDFGKGEIVGLAAPEAANNAASVGALIPMLTLGIPGSGTTAVMMGALLMLGLQPGPLLFTQHPDIAWGLIASMFLGNMLLAIINIPLAGLLVRVLSIPPKILYPIVLGLAFIGTFAISNSVIDFYLLVIFGLMGYFMKNAGIPTAPLILGVIVGNKMEISFRQALIISDGSYRIFVASPVAIVLIILTVISVAYPFLKDYFKNTKEITA from the coding sequence ATGGATGTAATATTAAATAATTTGATAGTAGGTTTTCAGACTGCCTTAACTCCAGGTCACCTATTTTGGATTACTATAGGGGGAATATTGGGTACAATTATTGGGATGTTACCTGGTTTGGGACCAGCGACAGGGGTAGCAGTTTTATTACCGATGACTTTCTCAATGGGACCGGTTACTTCATTGATTACAATGTGTGGAATATATTATGGGGCTATGTTTGGTGGCTCTAGGAGTTCCATCTTGATTAATACACCTGGAGACGGTGCTGCTTTAGCAGCAACATTTGACGGATACCCTATGTCTCAGCAGGGAAGAGCAGAGGCTGCTCTGGCAATGTCAGCCATTGCCTCTTTTATTGGAGGAATTATAGCAACGGTTTTTATGACTTTAGTAGCGAACCCGGTAGCAAATTTTGCTTTGAGATTTGGTCCAGCAGAATATTTTCTATTGATGGTTACTGCTTTATCAGCAACAGCCTCCATGTCTAAAAAAAATTTAGTACGTGGTTTTATTTCAATGATACTTGGTCTGATGATTTCTACAGTTGGTCTGGATTCTCAGTCTGGAATTAACCGTTTTACCTTTGGTGTTCTGGAATTACAGACTGGTATTGATTTTCTGGTAGTAATCATTGCGATTTATGCCTTAGGTGAAGTATTCAAATGTTTCAAAGAAATTCATGAAGGCAAGAAAAAAGCCCAGACTAAGTTTGGTAAGATCTGGATAACAAAAGAGGATTGGAAAAAAAGCTGGCTACCAATTCTTAGGAGTACACCATTGGGCTTTTTTGTGGGGGCTTTACCGGGAGCAGGTGGAACCATGGCTTCACTAATGGCTTATAATAATGAAAAACAGCTGGCTAAAAATCCGGATGATTTTGGAAAAGGGGAGATTGTTGGCCTGGCTGCTCCTGAAGCAGCTAATAATGCTGCCTCTGTGGGGGCTTTGATACCAATGTTGACCCTTGGAATTCCCGGTTCAGGAACAACAGCTGTTATGATGGGGGCTTTATTGATGTTGGGTTTACAGCCTGGTCCTCTTTTGTTTACACAACATCCGGATATTGCCTGGGGATTAATTGCCAGTATGTTTTTAGGCAACATGTTGCTGGCAATAATTAATATACCACTGGCAGGTTTATTAGTAAGGGTACTCTCAATCCCCCCTAAAATCTTATACCCGATTGTATTAGGTTTAGCTTTTATCGGCACCTTTGCAATTAGTAATAGTGTTATTGATTTTTACTTACTGGTGATTTTTGGTTTGATGGGATATTTTATGAAAAATGCAGGGATTCCTACAGCACCTTTAATTTTGGGGGTTATTGTCGGTAATAAAATGGAAATATCGTTTAGGCAGGCACTAATTATTTCAGATGGTAGTTATAGGATTTTTGTTGCTTCACCAGTAGCAATTGTTTTGATTATCTTGACAGTAATTTCTGTTGCTTATCCATTTTTGAAAGATTATTTTAAAAATACTAAAGAAATTACCGCCTAA